The genomic DNA CCAGAACAGTTACATTAcaacatatttgttttaaagatcatAAATCTTGTAATTCTCCCATACATCACATCACCACTATGGCCAAACAGAAACCTCATCTACAGCAATTCCACATCACTTAATGAGGTTGTTACTATGCAGGCAGGTAAAATCCAACCCCCAACTGCTCGTAAGTCTGTGTTTGCATAATCTCATTCTTGAGCACTGCTTGAGTTCTACCTTCAGGACACGGGCAACCATCCTCTCCGTCTTGCTGGGACAATTTAGGTATTAATACTGTCGCTCCCTCTGGCCACAAGTTGCCTAAGTTCACAGACTGGCATCTACATTAAACCCGCCAAAATGCAGCAATCAAGAAGCCAGCACACATCCAGTTCAGAGCACAAAATTGCAGGCTCCCCATGCCCCAAATAAGTAACTTTGGAGGGAAAGGGTGGAAAGGAACAAGGGCACCGAGCCTTTAAGTTCTtccatttaaacacaaaaatgagcAGGTAAAACTGCTGTTGCCTATAATGAGAATTTTAATTGTAGTAATAACTGTGCGATGAACATGCTTGATGATGAAACAGGACAACACGTGAAGATAAAAATCTATGGCATGTTCAAGGCTCCAAAAGATTCTTGGGCTTGGATACTGCCTTGATTTCAGTTTAGCATTGTTCTTGACCCTTGATTTTGTGCAATAGGTGAAAGTGCAAGAGCATGAGTAAGTGTGCTCTTCTCTCTGACCAACCTTGTTAGAATGCGAAggtgacaaaataaagaataataatgatCAATGTTAAACAGCAACATCTTTGGAGAAGGCACGgcccttttcttttaagtgtaCAGGTGCTGCTTTGATGCCTAAAGGCATGGTGGACACTGCTTTCAAAAGTACGTGCATCACAGAATTCCCCAAagtgattgatttttttatttgatccATCTTTTAAGTTGGATCTTACTCTGCAGCTGGCCCTGCTTTGCACAGGGGCTGGACCAcctgatctccagaggtcccttccagcccagatGCTTCCTTGATTCTGCTTGCCTATGTTCCCTTTGAGAAGAACAGCATCTTCATAAGCACATAGACAATGCACTCTAGATAGTGCTGAAACACAACTACACAATAGGCAAAACTAAATCTACAAGTATACTGACTTCTAATAGCTATGTAGAGGGCAAACTATGTTTATATTCACTATCGACAGCCTACTGGTTGTTGTTTCTCAGTTGATGtaaacaaagctttttatttttccctttatctaacagtttaaaattatttccgtTAATTGTTAATTCCTAATTAAAAGTCTGACCTCTGATAACATCCTAACTccctgaacattttaaaacagagatgttCAAACCAAGTAATTTGTGAGGGAGTGGGGTGAGAAGAAATGGACATTCTTCTGAAGAAGCCAGGATTATTACTCCATTGGTAATACACCTCTTGCAAACACCAGAACACTCCACAACCAAAAATAACTCACTGCAAAAACACTTTAGTCAGTAAAGGGAAGTAAGATTGTAAGGACAGCTAGAAGTAGCAATAATACTTTTGAactctcttttaattttaagatggtttccaaataaaaactgatgtgcttattttattaatattttgggaGTCTTATTAATCAAACATTGTGTTGTTGTATACTAAGACTACACAAGGATAAAGCCAAAGAACCACTCTCATATCTGTGTTCGTTTATTCTTAGGTCCAGAAAGAACTGTCAAACTATATAATTTAACAGAAAGCTTACCATGGCTTAATGGGAATTCACAAAGTTAGAGACATTTCTTCAAACACTAGGGTACATACCACATATTTTATACTTATTTAGTAAGAGGTACTTTAATATAACctagggagagagagaggatagagagagagagagagagaggatagagagagagagagagagagaggatagagagagagagagagaggagagagagagagagagagagagagagagagagagagagagagagagagagagagagagatggatgTCTAACTCTTTTTCCTGGGTGAagacagtgacatttcttccctttATCTACGCTACGAGTATTTTTAATGGCTGAACCAGCTATGAAATTGAACACtaatcatttcttcttcttagcATCTCTGGTGGAAACAAGGCCTATCAAGTCTCCCTTCTATTCTTCTTCAGTCCTGCATTAATGCCAACATGCTTACCCTTGGATATGTGGAAATCTCTATCTCCATCTGGCACGACTCAGACAAAGGCAGAACAAAAACCAGAGCTGAAAGCCTGTGTGTAACGCTGGGTCTAAGTGGGAAAGACCAGAAGCAAGAAGGCAGCAGGAGTGGAGGACAGTTCAAAAGACACTCATGACTCCTTGCAGGCAACTGGCGGGCAGCTAGAGACACAGCTTGCTAGGGGTTCCCCTTTCCTCTTGCCAACAGAACCTGGGAacgcatcacagaatcatagaatcacagagtcacagtcacagaatattaggggttggaagggacctcaaaagaccatctagtccaatcaccccactggagaaggaaaaaaaacttgtttttaacaaaaccaggacacatgCCAACTGTGGGACTGTTTGATGAAAATCTCCTAGAAATGGGTTTAAAGGTTCTCAAGGAACCTGCTTACCAAGCAGAGACAATAGCTCAAGCAAgggagaggaggctgcagcactgcaaggctgaggagGGTCCACAGGAGACCATGAGATAGGGACAGTAGTGCTGGGGAGAAGGCAGGGATTGCTGTTGGGCTGCTTCCCAAAGGCTTCATGGGATGTCTGCCTTTCAGGACAGCAGTTGGCTTGTGAACTCCTTGCAAATTTTTACAATTCCCTTCTTGTCTAGCTGCTTAGAAGAAAAGGTGTCTTGCAGGTTATTCTTTCTAGTCTGGTGCTTTTGtaggagggacagggacagattGGTCGGCTAGATTATGAGGAGAGGGtcaagctgctgcaggacttcACACAGAGGCCATTCCCAGGAAGCAACTCCCATGGCATATTAGACTTCTGCTTCCCTCATTTCATCATTTTGTCTGTCCCAGCAGCAAGGACTGAGACATGTGGGGTTTTCAAGCTCTGGAAATGGATGTCTTTTTCAAGGAGGAACAGGAGACACTTAAAATGTTCCtcaaattttaaagagtttatattattttttcaagaggATGTTGGACCAGAACAGCTACGGGCCTTTACCGCATCCTTATCTTTCATTCTCACTTTTGTGAAGCCTAAATGTAGTGTCCAACTAGAAATGACATCAGCCCTAAATCAGATATTAATGTTGTGGTGGCCAAGCTTCCATCTTGTTAGTAGCATCTTAAAATGTTCACAAAGCTAAAAGTCTTTTACCACATCTCATCCATCTCCCTGAAATCAGGACTCCAAACCCTGTGCTGTCAATTCCACTGGCCTTCTCCTGGCTCCACATTGTTCCTCGTTCCAAACCACATCCTTCCTTACAGGGCCATCAGCCTCCTCAGgcctgctcccctcccttgTGGCAGTGTGAATGACAAACATCCAGTGTTTGGCATCCAGACATGACCATCTCAGGAATCCTCTGTGCTTTTGGCAAGCCGCCTGCCCATCCCCAGGCACTTGCTGCATCCAAGCTGTGCAGGTTCCTTAACGAGCACAGCTGCCTCCCATATGCTCTGGATCTGAATTGGAAAGCCAGATCTGCTTCCATAGCTTGAGCTAATAGCCAGGATACTTGAGCTATTGCCAATAAAACAGCATTGcgaaagagaaagcagcacacAAACCTCTCATGCAAGAGGCTGGGTCTCTAATCCCTACTTTGATGCCTTTTTAGGGACTTCATGTTAACAAGTAACGGGATAGTATAAATGAATAAACCTTGTAAAAGGACTGGCAGAGGTTGTGCGCCTTGAACACAAAGTCTGGTGAGAGATACTGGTTTGATCTATACCTCCGATGTTAGAGCTGGGCAGTGAGATCTGTCACCtgctgtcgtggtttaacccgagctagcaatacaactaGGATAGCCACTCATTCactcccccctcctcccaccctccaaataggggagagaatcaaaagggaagggagaaacttgggttgagataaacacagttgaataaaataacaaaatattaataaacaactagtaaacatatatatatataagagaaatagaatataaaatatacttaatgtaattcttcacaaactctgtccacattgagcagccagtcccaggaaaacagcacctggtcccaacaaCCAATcccagagagggaaaagaggaaaaaggcagaaaggcccagaggcctctgcaaaatggcaggatggcagaaggccaaactgaagaaagtcctgaacagaactctcctgaacaggtctctgtcccagctccaacaaaggagaaagagtggaagatcccgactctccttcGATATGAaacatgacgctaatgggatggaatactcctgttgatcagtctggatgtcagtcaggggctgccccatccatgccccccttcctcgatgcttCACACCTGTTGGTggagcactcagaatgtccttggatCTCATagcagagcaattaaaaacattaactctgtgctggggtgttatctctttttctcaaacttagtccaaataatgactgtactagctatgaaaaagaaatgtttctaactgcatgaattAACTTAtattcagtcaaaccagcataCCTGCAGTATGAGCCCCCTGATGCAATACAGAAGCAAGAGGAGGGACAGGCATCCTGCAGCACTTTGACATCTCTGCGTTTGCTGTGACCAGAGCAGGTAAGTATTTGCAGATACTGGATTTAGCATTTTAGCTGCGATAGGAAGGTAGATGTGTAGCTTTACAAAATGAGTTTAGGTATGAAATCCATGCAAGCCTTGAGATACAAATGCTGCTAAACATCTTTAGCCATAGAACATAGATGGCTGGAGAAGCTTCATGTCTTAAATCCAAGGTCTGTGAACATAAATCACAAGGACCTCTGAATATTCAGTGCCATGAGGAGTATAGTCCAGCTAAGCAGAAGTGTGGGAGCCTAGAAGATATGCATTATGGGTCTAAGGTCCTTAATCTTCTACTCTATgccattgtttttttggtggacGTTcatattgttgttttgttgggtttttttaatacttcatttATGCCAGGGAattatttactcatttttcattGTGGCTCACTGAATACTGTTACTTATATTGaggcttttttcttcacagtcttCTAAAGTACCTTATTCTTATTACTACTTCTTAAGTATGCTTATTTCAAAGAACCTTACAACCAAATCACAGTTTAATTCTGTAATTAGTTCCTTCAATTCACAAAGACTGAATGTCAGTCAACAACAAACGAACTGTCAGGAGCAAAGCTAACTCTGAAGATGAAGCAactatcagaaaataatttacactaagcaagctgaaaaaaacccacatacacACTTTAGAACAAATTTGTAGCTTTATTTAATCAATGAAAATCTaccttaaaaacacaaaatcaaatttAGTAACCCAGTACATTGGATTAGAGAAAGCTTTGAGCTTTAAGCACAAGCCAGAAGTCACAGTCTCAAATGAGAGTTTCAGAGGCCAAAGCAATACGCTGAAACAATGTAGTATCCTTCTGTGGAGGCATGCCCCTTGCACCATTAGCGTGGTTTTGGGTGCAGTATTTCTTTAGCTGTCGGTTATAATAAGaagcttttgtatttgttttatagtTAAGTTTGTTGCATTGCTTACCTGGGCCCTGGATTAACGGAGAAAACAGGCAAGTTTAAGCACTCGTCTGTCCAATTACTACCAACAGACAATTTACACTGTGGTACAGCTAGCTTTATTTAAATGAGGTTCAGACAAGAATTAACTTTACATATTATTAACAGCTTTGGAGCTACAAACGTAAGAATCAGGATTACACAGGTCATGCtattgttatttcattttacctgCTGCAGTTGTTGCAATATGGCTTAATGTACATAGGTATACTATTTGTACAAATTCAGCCAAGTTTGCACTTGTGAGGTGTTATTAAGAGCACTATTAACTTGCAAGCCAACTTAAACCTGTGGAAACCAGCCGAGGTTGGTGGAATTGCCCAAAGCTAGGGGGGGAAGCTGCTGCTAACGATGGACTGACATAGACGGGATTGTTTGAAACCACATTGTTGGGCTTTAAACATTTATATAATTTGCTCtgaggtaaggaaaaaaaaaaaatctttcgaTGCTTCCACGCAGGGCAGCACCAGATGGTGCAATCACACCGGTGCAGTTGCATTGCTTGCTGTATGTGCAGCCTCGAGGAGAGGCGAGCCCTGCCATAACAAGAGCATTTGTACACtagaagttgtttttaaaataaattactatacAGGTAGGATAGTGAGCTATTGTTCAACTTGATGGGCATCAGTTTCACAAAGTGTGATCTGTAACCTTCACTTTTCAAATCAGAGCTGCAAGTTTGGACTTGTACCCCGTATTTGATTTTAATGTAAACAACAAAAGAGAGGACCAACTCCTGttggggacagacaccccaggaCTCGTAGTCTTGGGGCTTCTTCCCATTGTTAAATCGCCCTGCTCATTCTGGTCTACAGCTGTTGGTTTTTAAGCTGAAGGTTTTTAAGATCTCAGCAGCCCAAAATTCTCATCAGCGTTTTGCAATCCAAGACAGAATGCATCACCAAGCCCTTACCCTCCTTCCTGCTACTCCACCTGCTGTGATAAGGAAAGAGGTTCAAGCAGGGgttgggaaaggaggaaggctCTCTGCAGGAAGGATGTTAGATGGTGTAGGTTTGGGTAAAGGCCTGGGGTTGGATGGGGCAGTGACCAGAAATGAGCAGACTCTGAAACGAGAGGGATGTGACTTGAGGGTTGTTACATGAGCgagacagcagggaaatggTAAGTCTATGGGATTCTCAGAAATGAGGGAAGACTGCGAGTAGAAGTGGTTGGTGGATCTGACACAGGTCAGGCCTCTTTTGTCTTTAGAAGTATTGTAGTTCTACATTAAAATCAGAACTGGGTTTAggatatacatataaatattcaaagcaaGGCAGCCAAGTTTTTGAGAGATTTTACAAGGGGAAAAACCTGGAACAATAAATAGGAAAGTACATGTTATCAATTTCCGCTCCAATGGTATCAATTTCCGCTCCAAGCTACTCTACAAAATTCATTTAAGGGTACACCTAAATAGTACAGAAGTATCATAGCTCTACATTAAAATCAGAACTGGGTTTAAgacatacatataaatattcaaCACATTACAGTCTAGTCCTGAGACCTGAAGTCTGGAACAAAAGAAGAAGGGTATTCTCAATCTCCTTTCAAGCTACACTGTAGAAGTCATTTCTGACTAAATCAGGCCTGCACAGATACAACTGAAGGATGGATAGAGATACCTGAATGGGACTGAAAGGCAGCAATCTTGAGTATCTTGCTCAAGAATTTGTGTGTGATCCAGTTCCTGCTGTTTGATGAAGACAAGTCTGCTACTCAGCCAGAAGTCTCATGTGTTCTCATCAGCcagccttccttctcctcctcacacATGAATCAAGCAGCATCTACAGCCACTTGCAGGTCAAATCAAGGCAGCTAGGGAAGATGTGGGGAGTAGAGGGGACTGCAGAAAGGTAGGAGGATTAAGGGATGAGCTAAAGGATTCAAGGAGGTGGGACAGACAAGACACACGTTAAGTGGGGTAAAAACTGTGGCACAAATTTAATGGTCTGTCCATTCACTCAGTTGTGTATCTCCAGTCTAAATGGTATATTTTGGGCAAAGGCAAATGCCCTTCAAGTGGAACACACGTGTAGATATAGCGAAcattaaagccatttttttttttcatagaaatgacaaaaagggtgaagtcttcaaaaaagcaaatgttaacATCCAAGAATAAAGGGTAGTGAATAAAgctcctggttttgctgcaggatTGTCAGTTGTTCTCTAGGACTGGCATCTCTCCAAACGCCGCATGGATGCTTAGCACATCTGAAAGAAAGACGACAGTGAAAAAAAGCCATATTAATGACAACTTACTCTctcaaaaatatcttattttcccAAGCAGCTCTCAAAGATAGAGATAAAGGTCTCATGACTTAGTTAAGCAAGCATAGTAAACATCCTAAGGAGAAGTTGTACCTATCATTTCTGATTCAGACTTCACTGAAGTGCAAAGAGCTTTAGTACATGGGGCACTCCAGGTTTATCATGGAAGGTGACACTCACATCCCTTAGGATTTTACAAAGAGCTTTGTTAAAGAGGAAACATGTTTGCAGATTAAATCCCATACGTTAAACACGTGCCATATGAGTGTGTATCTAGCAAAGCTGGAAACCACATTTCTGCCTCCCAGAAATATCACCCTAAACTACAGGCCAAGTCAAAGTCCATTAAAATGAGGGTAGctgtacagaacagaaaagaaagtgttaGCCAAGATAGAGGCAGTAaagtgagggggaaaaagaaataatgattaaaaaatatatatatatagataatcTGTGGCCTGTTGGTTAAACTGAGGAGCAGTCTTTcaccagaattaaaaaaaaaaaacaagacagtTTTACAGACTCCAAAAactactatgaaaaaaaagaaattgctgacTAAAAATGCTACTTACATTCAAGGCCTCAGGAGCCACTGAGTTCTGACTTTGTGGACTATCACAAGATGTTGCTTCTTGGCAACTATCATTCTCCcatgtctgtgtttttccatcCTCCACTGGCAGGGGATGTTGTTGTTCTTCACTTTCTCTGCACATTTGCTGACCTGTATGTTGGTCTGGTATTTCCATAATCCGGCCAACCGGGTCTTTGGTCGAATTTTCTGAAGTACTTAGTTCTAGTGTTGATTTCTGAAGTCTCTCACTTCCCCTTGAAATGTCTTCAGGGCTAGTCACAATTGTTAAAGAATTCTCACTTTGTCCATCTTCCAGCACCTCCGAAGTTAACAGCatgtcttttgtcttttccacaGGTACATGAATTTCTGCAGACTCTGCTGTTGTAGCAGTTTTCACTATTCGTGATTGCTGGAGCTCTTGTTCATTATTCCATATCTCTTCCGTGCCTACTGGAATCTGATGATCCACCTGCGTACTTTCCAGAAGCTCAGGTATATTTGTACCTGATGGGCTTTTCCCTGTGGACTTAATGCACTGCTCTGGCTCAAAGGCAGCtggctcttctgtttctgcaagtTTGTGAACAGCTGTCTCAATGGCATTCAATACAATTTTCGTGCTCCGAGACTCTGTACTCACAGACTGAACAACGTCCTCAAATTCTGTGTGGGTGAGAGACAGACTGTGAGTTAGAGGAATACCATTTTGTTTGGGTTGCTCTGTACTCTGGGGCCTCTCTTGCTCCTCTAACATTCCATTCATGGAAGTGGGAGATACTTGAGGCTCAGGTGCTCCTGCACTACCAAGCTCTGCAGTCCCACAGCCTGAAAAGTCAATAGTAGCAACTGGGACTCCTTCAGAAGCCATTTGTTCTGCTGTGTTTGCCAAGGGCTGTACAGTTTCAGATGTTGTGTCTGCGGGTGTCACAGTTTCTGCCATGATGtgctcttcagctgctgcagctgctacaGGCACAGGCACAGTGAGAGCCTCCAAGCCTCTAGCTTGTGGGAAGGCTGAGTCAGAGCCTTCCTCTTGCACAGTTAAAACCTCTTGCTGGACAGCACTTGAACATTCAGCACCTCTCACAGCCTCCCCTTTTCCATATTCAAATACTTCTTTGGCTCCTTCCATCGAGTGCTCATTTTTGTTATCTTCTTTCTGAAAGTCTTGACAGGTGGAGgtttctgcaagtttttcttctttttccacagtCTCTTCTTCAGCTAAGCTGCTTAGTGTTTCACATTTCTTAGCAATTGTGTCAGTGAGGATGGTGCTTCCATTTTCAGGGAGATCTGGGCATATTGACGCTACATTAGATACACTGTCTGCTTCAATCTGCGTGGGGGCCTCAGTGACAGGGGTACCCCTCTCGAAGTGTGTTTCAGTTTTGGGCACAGCACCTTCCATTTTCCCACCCTCAGTTTCATCACTCTGGGAGGggatttcagttgttttttctctgcattgtgGCTCAACAAAGGGCACAGGATCTTTTGCTGTAATCTGCCTGCCATCCCCATCCCTCACACTCTGCTCAGcatctgcagctgcctctgagccaATTGCTTCTGAAGGAAGGGCAGAGGTTTTTACTTCGTTCTGCAGAGGAACCTCAGCAACAGcaacttctgtgctttcttctcCAAGGAGCACAGCatcatcttctttttcctctctctgggcAGGTGCCTTGCCAGGAACTCCTTTGGTACAAGTTTGCTCCTGAGAGTCTAAGTCAGGAATTTCATCTTGTCTTTCAGGTTTCATGGGGACCACAgtgacagctgcttctgtgcattCTGGTCCCATCGTGAGGGTTTTGCCCTCTCCTTCAAGCTGCACAGGCTCTTCAGGTGGAAGCCCCAAGGTAGAGGTTTCATACTCCATCTTGTCCTGCACCTGTGGAGAATTGCAACAGACCTGTGATAAAGGGTAGGAACAGGGAGTGACCAGAAGTGTTCTGCGtgaaaaagcaccagaaaaaacaagcagaggaGTATGGTTATGGGAAGAGCACGAGATGATGACACTGAGATCAGTGGGTCACCAAGATTCCAGCTCATGTTCAGTTTCTCAGGACACACAGCTCATTAAACAAAGGGCAGCCTAAAGCAAGGGATAACCAGCAGCACTTGAAACAAAGACTAAGCCAGCAAGTTGGTGGGGAGgtacagaggaaggcagggacaCATCAGCCACAAGAACTCCCGCACATTTAAAGCTGGAGATACTGGGGTCATTTATTTCCCCCGCTTTGCACAAGTACCTCAGCTACAATCGTACCTCTGCCTATGACTGAAGATACCACCTGCTATGTATGGTACCATATAGATCACATATGTATcacatattttcatataatatCTTCAGTCACATTGTGCTGTGCAGGAGCCCTCATTGCAATTGTTGCAGCACCTTCCGATCCACACAAACCATCTCCCACCCATTTCTGCAGGAATTGCATCCACCTCAATCTGCATACAAGCCTCAGTGGCTGCTGCTTATGgacatctgtgtgtctgtctcacTGGAAACAAACTTCAGTTGCCTCAGGCTGCACAAAAAAGGACCCTGGCAGTAATATTGCTACTACCTGGATCTAAAGTAGGTATAATAGCTAATGCTTGcggattttttcctttgacagaTGAACCTTGGTGTTATATGTAATACCTACCGCAGCGCGCACTCCTGGAATACATTCATCTCTTGCCTCATCTACTGCGAAATCCGTCATGGGtagtttttcttgttctgaagCCTCCTGCTTTGGAAATGGCTCTTCTTCAGGAGTGACTGCTTTGACAATGTGAGGGTCTCTGTCTTGTGATGAAGGTTCCTCTACTGTTCTCTGAGCTTCAGATATTTCTTCATGGCCTTCTACAACTGGTTCCTCACGTGCCTGACACTGGCTTTCCTCTCTAGATACATCTACATTTTCACatccttctgtgctttcttttgctcCAGCAGATAGTCCACTTCTCTCAGAACCTTCCAGAAGGACACTCTCTTCAAGTCCAGTTTGGTCCTGAATGCTCCCTGCACTTCCCAGTGCCTGGAGGTCATCTTTATGTTCCTCTTTTTTCAAGGACTGGTCAAGCAAAACAGTTGCCTGACCTACAACTTGCCCATCTTCAGCatcatctttcatttctgaatcaATTTCTTCTTGCACTGTTGTAATTACAGTTGTTGTCATGGTTCTTTCACTAACCAGCTGGGCTGCATCTGCTGACTTTACTCTTTCAGCAACTTCCTGAAgaactttttgtgtttgtttgtctaACTCTTTCAAATTTTGTTCAGTGGCCTCTACTTCTTGTACAGGTGTAACTTCCTCTGTAGTGTCTGGGGTTTCTAACAactgtgaaacagcagaaaccATCTCAGTTGTCTCCTCAGCAAGGGACACTTCCATTGTTCCTTCAGCACAGGAAGCTTCTGCTGTCTCTTCCAGAGCTGTCACTGCTTCGGAGGTTAGCTCTAGCTCACTTGCTGTGGTGTCATCACTTCGATCCTTTCTCATCTCTGGCTCTGTCTTAGCAGCTGCCACTGCTTCTTCCACAAGAACATCTGAttcaaatgttttctcagtttccgtctcttcctcttcttttgcctGCTCAATGCACTCTGTCAGAGCAGCAGATATCCAAGATGGTGACCTTTCTTCAATACTGCTGATtgccctttccccttccacaaCGGTAACAGTAACCACATGTACCAGCCCTTCATGTCCTTGCTCAATTCTTAGGCTCTCCTctaatttttctgctctctcttcctctgaggTTCGTTCTCTCATCGCTTCAGCATCTTTTGCTTGTTGGGCTTCCatcttttcctgctctgctgcttcgTATTCGGATAAAGGAACAACAGCTGGAATATCTGAatcttcttcagctgtttctgccaTGTCTTCTCTTGTTTGTTTAAGATGATTTGGCTCTGGCTTCCGATCTGACTTTTTCTTCCTACGCCTAGGCATCAGCTTTCTAAATGGAACCCATGATTCATCTTTTCCAGGCTCACCATCTGATGTTGAATGCTCCAGGCTGGATCCCACCACAGAGTCTTCAGTCCTCTCTTCCATTCTGGTTTTGGATTTCCTTCTTGGAGTGACTAACCTTTTAAAGGATTCCCATGTTGAAATACCTTCGCCCTCAGATGGGCTTCCGGCTTGTTCTGGGGAAGAATTCCCTTGTCCTTGATCACTCTCCTGAGAGCTGGTAAGAATTGCATCTGTTACTGTTTCTTTGGTCTGTCCAGGTTCTTCCACTTTTTGGCTTTCTTGAGCAAGTTTATGTTCAGTTTCTTCATCAGATGATGATGATTTCCTCCTGgctcttttctttgaagaaccTACACATATAAAAGCTTCCCAGGACACAGAGGTGTCAACCTTTCTTTTGGGCTCTTCCGTGGCTTTCTCTGGTTTCTGGTCCATcccattttctttgaattctccctgcttttcatcaacagcattttcagttGAAGACACTGCACCATCCTTTGTCTTatcaatttcttcttctttatcaCTTTCAGAAGGTCTTCTGACACGTTTCTTGGGAGTCACCATCTTTTTAAATGACGCCCAGGCTGTGACACTTTCTCTTTTTCGCTCCACATCTGAAGTTGcagcttcttcattttcagtgacttgcattccatctgcagatttttccaaagaaggaaTTTCATTCATCTCCTCAGGAGAAGAAGCAGAACTCTCCCCCTTCTGTTCCTCTGGGCTATCTGGGGAATCTGATAAGTGCTGAATTGGTTCACCCTGTTCCCCTAACTTAGattcttctcttttgcctttttgtttcttcccagacagtttttttaatccagtccCCGTAAAGAGTTTCTTTAAAGGGCTGCCTTGTGGTTTAGTTTTTTCTTGAGAAGACAACAGTTCAGCTTCATTTGTGATACCTTCTGGAGGCCTCTTTCCAGCTGCCTCTTCAGGAGTTATTTCTGTGGTTACTTCATCTGGTTTGACAGTATCAGTCATAACTATGCCAGTTTTTCCCTGTAGACCTTCATCAGT from Caloenas nicobarica isolate bCalNic1 unplaced genomic scaffold, bCalNic1.hap1 Scaffold_404, whole genome shotgun sequence includes the following:
- the LOC136002800 gene encoding A-kinase anchor protein 12-like, producing MWSQEKASGIDSTGFGVLISGRWMRCVGQTEHASVTLKEEAETMETSPSVASTKDGVDAEKDDDDDAYTVKQLPSSEEDAENLDQASEPQSYDLGFKKVFKFVGFRFTVKKEKTGKSEPVQLLTVKKETRVHEGAGDEKEVSSEETAMPEDAYCAEDNTKDTLKNEQTEPESPKTPEANEICSESAALATDTTSPLRRFFTQGWSAFRKKKSFRKPKEDELQSPPQEEEQEKEGSTLTTETSEKEEKSEFEKQDEEKNMTAVTAEVHEKEQTEGEKQESEKTVAAIGAEACEKEELIRHDEQGQKEDVAAAVVKESAMEKKAEEGDQEGNLVEVSEDLGQKEEKTEEGGKESEVTEKLLKTRSVVPVITDSVNGELKMSSEVLPVGEKLESTGAKCETEDKNEMASEEKLEAGSLAIEFSSEELKKSEGREGNKPSSLGKETSDEKIEEAELKISPTSEDTTGKLDTQGEAQDRTTEKKASEEHETKLTLGAPELKSFSTSECSVDTEDDQQTIKPTDEGLQGKTGIVMTDTVKPDEVTTEITPEEAAGKRPPEGITNEAELLSSQEKTKPQGSPLKKLFTGTGLKKLSGKKQKGKREESKLGEQGEPIQHLSDSPDSPEEQKGESSASSPEEMNEIPSLEKSADGMQVTENEEAATSDVERKRESVTAWASFKKMVTPKKRVRRPSESDKEEEIDKTKDGAVSSTENAVDEKQGEFKENGMDQKPEKATEEPKRKVDTSVSWEAFICVGSSKKRARRKSSSSDEETEHKLAQESQKVEEPGQTKETVTDAILTSSQESDQGQGNSSPEQAGSPSEGEGISTWESFKRLVTPRRKSKTRMEERTEDSVVGSSLEHSTSDGEPGKDESWVPFRKLMPRRRKKKSDRKPEPNHLKQTREDMAETAEEDSDIPAVVPLSEYEAAEQEKMEAQQAKDAEAMRERTSEEERAEKLEESLRIEQGHEGLVHVVTVTVVEGERAISSIEERSPSWISAALTECIEQAKEEEETETEKTFESDVLVEEAVAAAKTEPEMRKDRSDDTTASELELTSEAVTALEETAEASCAEGTMEVSLAEETTEMVSAVSQLLETPDTTEEVTPVQEVEATEQNLKELDKQTQKVLQEVAERVKSADAAQLVSERTMTTTVITTVQEEIDSEMKDDAEDGQVVGQATVLLDQSLKKEEHKDDLQALGSAGSIQDQTGLEESVLLEGSERSGLSAGAKESTEGCENVDVSREESQCQAREEPVVEGHEEISEAQRTVEEPSSQDRDPHIVKAVTPEEEPFPKQEASEQEKLPMTDFAVDEARDECIPGVRAAVQDKMEYETSTLGLPPEEPVQLEGEGKTLTMGPECTEAAVTVVPMKPERQDEIPDLDSQEQTCTKGVPGKAPAQREEKEDDAVLLGEESTEVAVAEVPLQNEVKTSALPSEAIGSEAAADAEQSVRDGDGRQITAKDPVPFVEPQCREKTTEIPSQSDETEGGKMEGAVPKTETHFERGTPVTEAPTQIEADSVSNVASICPDLPENGSTILTDTIAKKCETLSSLAEEETVEKEEKLAETSTCQDFQKEDNKNEHSMEGAKEVFEYGKGEAVRGAECSSAVQQEVLTVQEEGSDSAFPQARGLEALTVPVPVAAAAAEEHIMAETVTPADTTSETVQPLANTAEQMASEGVPVATIDFSGCGTAELGSAGAPEPQVSPTSMNGMLEEQERPQSTEQPKQNGIPLTHSLSLTHTEFEDVVQSVSTESRSTKIVLNAIETAVHKLAETEEPAAFEPEQCIKSTGKSPSGTNIPELLESTQVDHQIPVGTEEIWNNEQELQQSRIVKTATTAESAEIHVPVEKTKDMLLTSEVLEDGQSENSLTIVTSPEDISRGSERLQKSTLELSTSENSTKDPVGRIMEIPDQHTGQQMCRESEEQQHPLPVEDGKTQTWENDSCQEATSCDSPQSQNSVAPEALNMC